From Bradyrhizobium symbiodeficiens, the proteins below share one genomic window:
- the pncA gene encoding bifunctional nicotinamidase/pyrazinamidase: MLDRRQVLAMLGTTALATLAPTALFAAASIKPDDASALLVIDVQNCFLPGGSLAVKEGEQVVPVINKISKAFANVVMTQDWHTPGHISFASVHSGKKPFETVDLPYGKQVLWPDHCVQGTDGASLSKDLAIPHAELIIRKGFHKDVDSYSAFLEADGKTSTGLAGYLKGRKIKRVFVAGLATDFCVAWTALDARKAGFEVYVVEDACRGIDNQGSLAKAWADMAKAGVKRIQSADIAVSA, from the coding sequence ATGCTGGATCGACGGCAAGTCCTCGCAATGCTTGGAACGACGGCGCTTGCGACTCTCGCGCCAACGGCACTCTTTGCAGCGGCATCGATCAAGCCGGACGATGCATCCGCGCTGCTCGTGATCGACGTGCAGAACTGCTTCCTGCCCGGCGGCAGCCTCGCGGTGAAAGAGGGCGAGCAAGTGGTGCCCGTCATCAACAAGATCTCGAAGGCGTTTGCCAACGTGGTGATGACGCAGGACTGGCACACGCCGGGCCATATCTCGTTTGCGTCAGTGCATTCCGGCAAGAAGCCGTTCGAGACCGTCGACCTTCCCTACGGCAAGCAGGTGCTGTGGCCCGACCATTGCGTGCAGGGCACCGACGGCGCTTCGCTGTCGAAGGACCTCGCGATTCCGCACGCCGAGCTGATCATCCGCAAGGGCTTTCACAAGGACGTCGACAGCTATTCGGCCTTTCTCGAAGCCGACGGCAAGACCTCGACGGGCCTTGCCGGCTATCTCAAGGGCCGCAAGATCAAGCGCGTCTTCGTCGCTGGCCTCGCGACGGATTTCTGCGTCGCCTGGACCGCGCTCGACGCGCGCAAGGCGGGCTTCGAGGTCTATGTGGTGGAAGACGCCTGCCGCGGCATCGACAATCAGGGATCGCTCGCCAAAGCCTGGGCCGATATGGCCAAGGCCGGCGTGAAGCGGATTCAGTCTGCGGATATCGCGGTGAGCGCGTAA
- the grpE gene encoding nucleotide exchange factor GrpE translates to MTDRDRQPEDTTAATGEPVVSKPYIMPDDPEPGSVETLQKEAAEARDRMLRTLAEMENLRKRTTKEVADARLYGITGFARDVLDIADNLQRALDAVPPEARATADPGLTALIEGVELTERSLLNALEKHGVKKLDPQGQKFDPNFHQAMYEVPDASVPSGTVVQVMQAGYTIGERVLRPALVGVAKGGAKPAPAANTNEPNSAAN, encoded by the coding sequence ATGACCGATCGAGACCGGCAACCCGAAGACACGACTGCTGCGACCGGCGAGCCCGTGGTGTCGAAACCCTACATCATGCCCGACGATCCCGAGCCCGGCTCGGTCGAAACGTTGCAGAAGGAAGCCGCCGAGGCGCGCGACCGCATGCTGCGGACGCTGGCCGAGATGGAGAATTTGCGCAAGCGCACCACCAAGGAAGTCGCCGACGCCCGCCTCTACGGCATCACCGGCTTTGCCCGCGACGTGCTCGACATTGCCGACAATCTCCAGCGCGCGCTCGATGCCGTTCCACCCGAGGCCCGCGCCACGGCCGATCCCGGCCTGACCGCGCTGATCGAGGGTGTCGAGCTCACCGAGCGTTCGCTGCTCAACGCGCTGGAAAAGCACGGCGTGAAGAAGCTGGATCCGCAGGGCCAGAAGTTCGACCCGAACTTCCACCAGGCGATGTACGAAGTGCCTGATGCGTCGGTGCCATCAGGAACCGTCGTGCAGGTCATGCAGGCCGGCTACACGATCGGCGAGCGCGTGCTTCGCCCGGCCCTGGTCGGCGTCGCCAAGGGCGGCGCGAAGCCCGCGCCGGCCGCCAACACCAATGAGCCGAACAGCGCGGCGAACTGA
- the hrcA gene encoding heat-inducible transcriptional repressor HrcA, which translates to MAHHDPIHLIAPRAGLAQLNERSRDIFRQIVESYLATGEPVGSRNISRLIAMPLSPASVRNVMADLEQLGLIYAPHTSAGRLPTELGLRFFVDALMQVGDLNEAERQSIQSQLTSVGQAHSVEAALDQALTRLSGLTRAAAVVLTPKSNARLKHIEFVRLEPEKALVILVGEDGQVENRVLSLPPGVPSSAITEAGNFLNARIRGRTLAEARLELETALGEARAELDQLAQKVISAGIASWSGGETEDRQLIVRGHANLLEDLHALEDLERVRLLFDDLETKRGVIDLLGRAETAEGVRIFIGSENKLFSLSGSSTIISPYRDAAGHIVGVLGVIGPTRLNYARVIPTVDYAARIVSRLLGG; encoded by the coding sequence GTGGCCCATCACGATCCGATCCATCTGATCGCGCCGCGCGCGGGCCTCGCCCAGCTCAACGAGCGTTCCCGCGACATCTTTCGTCAAATTGTCGAAAGTTATCTCGCGACCGGTGAACCCGTGGGCTCGCGCAATATCTCGCGCCTGATCGCCATGCCGCTGTCGCCGGCCTCGGTCCGCAACGTCATGGCCGATCTGGAACAGCTAGGCCTGATCTATGCGCCCCACACCTCCGCCGGCCGGCTGCCGACGGAACTCGGCCTGCGCTTCTTCGTCGATGCCCTGATGCAGGTCGGCGACCTCAACGAGGCCGAGCGGCAATCGATTCAGAGCCAGCTCACCTCCGTCGGCCAGGCGCACTCGGTCGAGGCGGCGCTGGACCAGGCGCTGACGCGGCTGTCGGGCCTGACCCGCGCTGCCGCGGTGGTGCTGACGCCGAAATCCAATGCGCGGCTGAAGCACATCGAATTCGTCCGGCTGGAACCGGAAAAGGCGCTGGTGATCCTGGTCGGCGAGGACGGCCAGGTCGAAAACCGCGTGCTGTCGCTGCCCCCCGGAGTTCCCTCCTCGGCGATCACCGAGGCCGGCAATTTCCTCAATGCGCGCATCCGCGGCCGGACCCTGGCCGAGGCCCGGCTCGAGCTCGAGACGGCGCTTGGAGAGGCCCGCGCCGAGCTCGATCAGCTGGCACAGAAGGTGATTTCCGCCGGAATCGCCAGCTGGTCCGGCGGCGAGACCGAGGACCGCCAGCTTATCGTCCGCGGCCACGCCAATCTGCTGGAAGATCTGCATGCGCTGGAGGATCTGGAGCGGGTTCGGCTCTTGTTCGACGATCTCGAGACCAAGCGCGGCGTTATCGACCTGTTGGGGCGCGCCGAGACCGCCGAGGGCGTGCGCATCTTCATCGGCAGCGAGAACAAGCTGTTTTCGCTGTCGGGGTCCTCCACCATCATCTCGCCCTATCGGGATGCCGCCGGCCATATCGTGGGCGTTTTGGGTGTAATCGGGCCGACGCGGCTGAATTATGCCCGCGTGATCCCGACCGTGGACTACGCCGCCCGCATCGTCAGTCGCCTGCTGGGAGGCTGA
- the rph gene encoding ribonuclease PH — translation MRPSRRAPDELRPVTLERGVVKYAEGSCLVKFGDTHVLVTATLEDRLPPWLKGQGRGWVTAEYGMLPRATSERTRREAAAGKQSGRTVEIQRLIGRSLRTIVNLEALGERQITVDCDVLQADGGTRTASITGAWVALADCISWMKARNMIKANVMRDNVAAISCGIYNGTPVLDLDYAEDSEAQTDANFVMTGDGRIIEVQGTAEREPFTQDEFLALMALAQKGIARLVDLQKLAVA, via the coding sequence ATGCGGCCAAGCCGCCGTGCGCCCGACGAATTGCGCCCCGTGACGCTGGAGCGCGGCGTGGTCAAATATGCGGAAGGCTCCTGCCTGGTGAAATTCGGCGACACCCATGTGCTGGTCACCGCCACGCTGGAAGATCGCCTGCCGCCGTGGCTGAAGGGCCAGGGCCGCGGCTGGGTCACCGCCGAATACGGCATGCTGCCGCGCGCGACCTCCGAACGCACGCGCCGCGAGGCCGCCGCCGGCAAGCAGAGCGGCCGCACCGTCGAGATCCAGCGCCTGATCGGCCGCTCGCTTCGCACCATCGTCAATCTCGAAGCGCTCGGCGAGCGTCAGATTACGGTCGATTGCGACGTGCTCCAGGCCGACGGCGGCACGCGCACGGCCTCGATCACCGGCGCCTGGGTCGCGCTCGCCGACTGCATCAGCTGGATGAAGGCGCGCAACATGATCAAGGCCAACGTGATGCGCGACAACGTCGCTGCGATCTCCTGCGGCATCTACAACGGCACGCCGGTGCTCGATCTCGACTACGCCGAGGATTCGGAAGCCCAGACCGACGCCAATTTCGTCATGACCGGCGATGGCCGCATCATCGAGGTGCAAGGCACCGCGGAACGCGAACCGTTCACGCAGGACGAGTTCCTGGCACTGATGGCGCTGGCCCAGAAGGGCATCGCGCGTCTGGTGGACTTGCAGAAACTGGCTGTCGCGTAG
- the rdgB gene encoding RdgB/HAM1 family non-canonical purine NTP pyrophosphatase: MHRRITGKLVIATHNPGKLAEMRELLAPYGIEAVSAGELGLDEPDETGNDFRSNAAIKAIAAAQATRLPAFADDSGIVVDTLDGAPGIYSARWAGPTKDFNAAMAQIERLLQERGATTPDKRKAHFVSALCVAWPDDHLEEVEARADGTLVWPPRGTAGFGYDPMFLPDGHSRTFGEMESIEKHGLPPLGLGLSHRARAFVKLAEICLEPR, translated from the coding sequence ATGCACCGCCGAATCACCGGAAAGCTGGTCATCGCCACCCACAATCCCGGCAAGCTCGCCGAGATGCGCGAGCTTTTGGCGCCTTACGGCATCGAGGCGGTGTCCGCGGGTGAACTCGGCCTGGACGAGCCCGACGAGACCGGCAACGATTTCCGCAGCAATGCCGCGATCAAGGCGATCGCGGCGGCGCAGGCGACCAGGCTTCCCGCGTTTGCCGACGATTCCGGCATCGTGGTCGACACGCTCGACGGCGCACCCGGAATCTACAGCGCGCGCTGGGCCGGCCCGACCAAGGATTTCAACGCGGCGATGGCGCAGATCGAGCGCCTGTTGCAGGAGCGCGGCGCGACCACACCGGACAAGCGCAAGGCCCACTTCGTCTCCGCGCTCTGCGTCGCCTGGCCCGACGATCATCTCGAAGAGGTGGAGGCGCGCGCCGACGGCACGCTGGTCTGGCCGCCGCGCGGCACCGCCGGCTTCGGCTATGACCCCATGTTCTTGCCCGACGGCCACAGCCGCACCTTCGGCGAGATGGAAAGCATCGAGAAGCACGGCCTGCCGCCGCTCGGCCTCGGCCTGTCGCATCGCGCCCGCGCCTTCGTGAAACTTGCGGAGATCTGCCTTGAGCCGCGCTAG
- the hemW gene encoding radical SAM family heme chaperone HemW → MDTGSRQENASQQESEAFGVYVHWPFCLSKCPYCDFNSHVRHAAIDEARFASAFAREIETTAQRSPGREVTSIFLGGGTPSLMQPATVGAVLDAIGKHWTVAGDVEVTLEANPTSVEATRFAGYRAAGVNRVSLGVQALDDASLKALGRMHSAREALDAVAIARRSFDRYSFDLIYARPDQTPAMWADELRLAIDEAAEHLSLYQLTIEEGTPFFGLHQAGKLKTPDEAVARALYDVTQETCDKLGLPAYEISNHARRGAECRHNLVYWRGEEYAGIGPGAHGRLDIDGIRHAIATEKRPEAWLMRVETNGHGVVTDDLLNSEERADEFLLMGLRLAEGIDPERYKALSGRPLDPKRIALLREEGAITVDATGRLRVTSSGFPVLDAVVADLAA, encoded by the coding sequence GTGGATACCGGTTCGCGCCAGGAAAACGCGTCACAACAAGAATCCGAAGCCTTCGGCGTCTACGTGCACTGGCCGTTCTGCCTGTCGAAGTGCCCCTATTGCGACTTCAACAGCCACGTCCGCCACGCCGCGATCGACGAGGCGCGCTTCGCTTCCGCCTTCGCACGCGAGATCGAAACGACCGCGCAGCGCTCGCCGGGCCGTGAGGTCACCTCGATCTTTCTCGGCGGCGGCACACCGTCGCTGATGCAGCCGGCAACCGTCGGCGCGGTGCTCGATGCCATCGGCAAGCACTGGACCGTCGCCGGCGACGTCGAAGTGACGCTTGAGGCGAATCCGACCAGCGTCGAGGCCACGCGCTTTGCCGGCTATCGCGCAGCCGGCGTCAACCGTGTCTCGCTCGGCGTGCAGGCGCTCGACGATGCCTCGCTGAAGGCGCTTGGCCGCATGCACAGCGCGCGCGAGGCGCTCGACGCCGTCGCCATCGCGCGCCGCTCGTTCGACCGCTATTCGTTCGACCTGATCTACGCCCGCCCCGACCAGACGCCGGCGATGTGGGCCGATGAATTGCGCCTCGCCATCGATGAAGCCGCCGAGCATCTGTCGCTCTATCAATTGACGATCGAGGAAGGCACGCCGTTTTTCGGCCTGCACCAGGCCGGCAAGCTGAAGACGCCGGACGAAGCAGTCGCGCGCGCGCTCTACGACGTCACGCAGGAAACCTGCGACAAGCTCGGTCTGCCCGCCTACGAGATCTCCAATCACGCGCGGCGCGGCGCCGAGTGCCGGCACAATCTGGTTTACTGGCGCGGCGAGGAATATGCCGGCATCGGCCCGGGCGCCCACGGCCGGCTCGACATCGACGGCATCAGGCATGCCATCGCCACCGAGAAGCGTCCCGAGGCCTGGTTGATGCGGGTCGAGACCAACGGCCATGGTGTCGTCACCGACGATCTCCTCAACAGCGAAGAGCGCGCCGACGAATTCCTGCTGATGGGATTGCGTTTGGCCGAGGGCATCGACCCCGAGCGTTACAAAGCTCTCTCCGGCCGCCCGCTCGACCCCAAGCGCATCGCGCTGCTGCGCGAGGAGGGCGCGATCACGGTCGATGCGACGGGCCGCCTGCGCGTGACGAGCAGTGGATTTCCGGTGCTCGATGCGGTGGTCGCGGATCTCGCGGCGTAA
- a CDS encoding penicillin-binding protein activator, translating to MVGPRYPKSPVPGPLMSGATRRSALGLLLGAPLLSACAGVQQSLSQFSSPFSSSTPPAQPAGPPQQATTAGTGGVKVAVILPLSAAGNAGLAAQSMRNAAEMALAEFQNPNIQLLIKDDNGSPQGAQAAAQQAVDEGAEIILGPLFAQSVPAVAQVARTRGISVIAFSTDSSIAGRGVYLLSFLPESDVNRIVEYSASVGKRSVAVLVPDNAYGNVVEAAVKAAVPRRGGRIVAFEKYGADRATPARTVAQQLGSADALFIADDGDAVVSVADAMTAAGANLRNIQLLGTGLWDNPRVYANASLQGGLYAAPDPAGFRAFSGRYRTKYGAEPIRTATLAYDAVALVAALARTQGTTRFSSDVLTNPSGFAGIDGLFRFRADGTNERGLAVMKVTQGGGVAVAGSPKSFGA from the coding sequence ATGGTGGGCCCGCGTTATCCAAAATCTCCCGTTCCGGGGCCCCTGATGTCAGGGGCGACCCGCCGGAGCGCGCTCGGCCTGCTGCTCGGCGCGCCCCTGCTGTCGGCCTGTGCCGGCGTGCAGCAGAGCCTGAGCCAGTTCTCCAGCCCGTTCTCGAGCTCGACGCCGCCGGCTCAGCCGGCAGGTCCCCCGCAACAGGCAACGACCGCGGGCACCGGCGGCGTCAAGGTCGCCGTGATCCTGCCACTCTCGGCCGCCGGTAATGCCGGCCTTGCCGCGCAATCCATGCGCAACGCCGCCGAGATGGCGCTGGCCGAGTTCCAGAACCCGAACATCCAGCTGCTGATCAAGGACGACAATGGCAGCCCGCAAGGCGCGCAGGCTGCCGCGCAGCAGGCTGTCGACGAAGGCGCCGAGATCATTCTGGGACCGCTGTTCGCGCAATCGGTGCCGGCGGTGGCGCAAGTCGCGCGCACGCGCGGCATCTCGGTGATCGCGTTCTCGACCGATTCCAGCATCGCCGGCCGCGGCGTCTATCTGCTTTCCTTCCTGCCGGAGTCCGACGTCAACCGCATCGTCGAGTATTCCGCCAGCGTCGGAAAGCGCTCCGTCGCCGTGCTGGTCCCCGACAATGCCTATGGCAACGTCGTCGAGGCCGCGGTGAAGGCGGCCGTGCCACGCCGTGGCGGACGCATCGTCGCCTTCGAGAAATACGGCGCCGATCGCGCCACGCCGGCGCGCACCGTGGCGCAGCAGCTCGGCAGCGCCGATGCGCTGTTCATCGCCGATGACGGCGATGCCGTGGTGTCGGTCGCAGATGCGATGACGGCGGCGGGCGCCAACTTGCGCAACATCCAGCTGCTCGGCACCGGCCTGTGGGACAATCCCCGCGTCTATGCCAATGCAAGCCTGCAGGGCGGCCTCTACGCCGCGCCAGATCCGGCCGGCTTTCGCGCGTTCTCCGGCCGCTACCGCACCAAATACGGCGCGGAGCCGATTCGCACCGCGACGCTGGCCTATGACGCGGTCGCCCTCGTCGCCGCGCTGGCGCGTACGCAAGGCACCACGCGCTTCTCGTCTGACGTGCTCACCAATCCGTCGGGATTCGCCGGCATCGACGGCCTGTTCCGCTTCCGCGCCGACGGCACCAATGAGCGGGGGCTCGCGGTGATGAAGGTGACGCAGGGTGGCGGCGTTGCGGTCGCGGGATCGCCGAAGAGCTTTGGGGCGTAG
- the rsmI gene encoding 16S rRNA (cytidine(1402)-2'-O)-methyltransferase, which produces MRAKPAPINTPEAQDAASRGFSIDAHRLAAPKAAPGLHLVATPIGNLGDITLRALQTLAGVDVIACEDTRITRRLTERYAIAAQLKQYHEHNAEAARPKILEALGQGGSIALVSDAGTPLISDPGFKLVREVCAAGHAVYALPGPSSVLAALSVAALPTDRFFFEGFLPAKSAARKARLTELARIDATLVMFDSGNRVQDTLAELAEIMGTREAAICRELTKLHEEISRAPLSQLAREADTLETRGEFVLVIAPPAADAEMLTSDALDDLLREQLAAHSVKDAVAHAVALSGRPRREVYARALELAKDLRGGDGED; this is translated from the coding sequence ATGCGCGCAAAGCCGGCCCCGATAAATACGCCTGAAGCTCAAGACGCCGCCTCGCGCGGTTTCTCCATCGATGCCCATCGCCTTGCGGCGCCGAAGGCGGCACCGGGCCTGCATCTGGTCGCAACCCCCATCGGCAATCTCGGCGACATCACGTTGCGGGCGCTCCAGACCCTCGCCGGCGTCGACGTCATCGCCTGCGAGGACACCCGAATCACGCGGCGCCTGACCGAGCGCTACGCCATCGCGGCGCAGCTCAAGCAATATCACGAGCACAATGCGGAAGCCGCGCGTCCGAAAATCCTGGAGGCGCTGGGGCAGGGTGGCTCGATTGCACTGGTCTCGGATGCCGGCACGCCGCTGATCTCCGATCCCGGCTTCAAGCTGGTGCGCGAGGTCTGCGCCGCCGGCCATGCGGTCTATGCCCTGCCTGGCCCATCCTCGGTGCTGGCGGCGCTGTCGGTCGCGGCACTGCCGACCGACCGCTTCTTTTTCGAAGGCTTCCTGCCGGCGAAGTCAGCCGCGCGAAAGGCGCGCTTGACGGAGCTTGCGCGCATCGACGCCACGCTGGTGATGTTCGACTCCGGAAACCGCGTGCAGGACACACTCGCAGAGCTCGCCGAGATCATGGGTACGCGCGAGGCCGCGATCTGCCGCGAGCTGACCAAGCTGCACGAGGAGATCTCGCGCGCACCGTTGAGCCAGCTGGCGCGCGAAGCCGATACGCTGGAGACGCGCGGCGAGTTCGTTCTGGTGATCGCTCCGCCGGCGGCCGACGCCGAGATGCTGACATCGGATGCGCTGGACGATCTGTTGCGCGAGCAGCTTGCCGCGCACAGCGTCAAGGATGCCGTGGCGCACGCGGTCGCACTCTCGGGCCGGCCGCGACGCGAGGTCTATGCCCGCGCGCTCGAGCTCGCCAAAGACCTGAGGGGCGGCGATGGTGAAGACTGA
- a CDS encoding YraN family protein, translated as MVKTEVPAEPKVASPERVAAFHTGISAESRAAAYLMAKGYRILAKRYRTPHGEIDIVARRRNLIAFVEVKARATLDDAAFAVTPRQQQRIINAAQGWLVAHPEHAEFELRFDAMLIAPKRLPRHVLAAFDAST; from the coding sequence ATGGTGAAGACTGAGGTCCCGGCGGAACCGAAGGTCGCCTCGCCCGAGCGCGTCGCCGCGTTCCATACCGGCATCTCCGCAGAGAGCCGCGCAGCCGCCTATCTGATGGCCAAGGGCTATCGTATCCTCGCCAAGCGCTACCGCACCCCGCATGGCGAGATTGACATCGTGGCGCGCCGCCGCAATCTGATCGCCTTCGTCGAGGTCAAGGCGCGCGCCACGCTGGATGACGCCGCCTTCGCCGTGACGCCGCGCCAGCAGCAGCGCATCATCAATGCCGCGCAAGGCTGGCTCGTCGCGCATCCCGAGCATGCCGAATTCGAATTGCGATTCGACGCCATGCTGATTGCGCCGAAGCGACTTCCGCGCCATGTGTTGGCGGCATTCGACGCCTCGACCTGA
- the gshB gene encoding glutathione synthase, producing the protein MKLNVAVQMDPIARINIKGDSTFALLLEAQKRGHGLSYYTPDKLSMVGEEIVAPVQLLTVRDEPGNHFTLGEPRREALNGFDVVLLRQDPPFDLAYITSTHLLERIHPKTLVVNDPASVRNAPEKLFVMNFPQLMPPTLISRDLDEINAFRDKHGAVVMKPLHGHGGAAVFRVMPQDMNFGSLYDMFSVTFREPWVIQQFIPEVRHGDKRIILVNGEFAGAVNRVPAADDLRSNMVRGGAAQETELTPREREICATVGPALRERGLLFVGIDVINGNLTEINVTSPTGIRAIARLGGPDVAAKVWDVIEQKRK; encoded by the coding sequence ATGAAACTGAACGTCGCCGTCCAGATGGACCCCATCGCCCGCATCAACATCAAGGGCGATTCCACCTTTGCGCTGCTGCTGGAGGCGCAGAAGCGCGGCCATGGCCTGTCCTATTACACGCCCGACAAGCTCTCGATGGTCGGCGAGGAGATCGTGGCGCCGGTTCAGCTCCTGACCGTGCGCGACGAGCCCGGCAATCACTTCACGCTCGGTGAACCCAGGCGCGAGGCGCTGAACGGCTTTGACGTGGTGCTGCTGCGCCAGGACCCGCCGTTCGACCTCGCCTACATCACCTCGACGCATCTTCTGGAGCGCATCCATCCGAAGACGCTGGTGGTCAACGATCCCGCCTCGGTGCGCAACGCGCCGGAAAAGCTGTTCGTGATGAACTTTCCGCAGCTGATGCCGCCGACCCTGATCTCGCGCGACCTGGACGAGATCAACGCCTTCCGCGACAAGCACGGTGCCGTCGTCATGAAGCCGCTGCACGGCCATGGCGGCGCGGCAGTGTTCCGCGTGATGCCGCAGGACATGAATTTCGGCTCGCTGTACGACATGTTCTCGGTGACGTTCCGGGAGCCCTGGGTGATCCAGCAATTCATCCCCGAGGTGAGGCACGGCGACAAGCGCATCATCCTGGTCAACGGCGAGTTCGCCGGCGCGGTCAACCGCGTGCCGGCCGCCGACGACCTCCGCTCCAACATGGTGCGCGGCGGCGCGGCCCAGGAGACCGAACTCACCCCGCGCGAGCGCGAGATCTGCGCCACCGTCGGCCCGGCGCTGCGCGAGCGCGGCCTGCTGTTCGTCGGCATCGACGTCATCAACGGCAACCTCACCGAAATCAACGTGACCTCGCCCACCGGCATCCGCGCTATCGCGCGCCTCGGCGGGCCAGACGTCGCGGCGAAAGTCTGGGACGTCATCGAGCAGAAGAGAAAGTAG
- the cpaB gene encoding Flp pilus assembly protein CpaB — protein sequence MNTARIVVLVIALGAGGVAAYLASGFDNKPAPVLPAAEKLPTVEVLVAKSDIGLGQAVKPEDLQWQAWPAATASSAFIRRDSRPEAQTQIAGSIARVPLMQGEPIREQKLVKADGSGFMAAILPAGMRAVSTEISAETAAGGFILPNDRVDIVLTRRLKNPDGANNNNGPTGGNDLVLSEVILTNIRVLAIDQAPKEKDGQNAVVGKTVTLELRPDQVAVLAAARQGGTLQLALRSIVDANAVDGTPEDQGIKRAGGVNVIRYGVQARQLTSQK from the coding sequence ATGAACACCGCACGTATCGTCGTTCTCGTCATCGCGCTGGGCGCCGGCGGCGTCGCGGCCTATCTGGCGAGCGGCTTCGACAACAAGCCCGCGCCCGTCCTGCCCGCCGCCGAGAAGCTGCCAACCGTCGAGGTCCTCGTCGCCAAGTCCGACATCGGGCTCGGGCAGGCCGTGAAGCCCGAGGACCTGCAATGGCAAGCCTGGCCTGCGGCAACTGCGAGCAGCGCCTTCATCCGCCGCGACAGCAGGCCCGAGGCGCAGACCCAGATCGCCGGCTCGATCGCCCGCGTCCCGCTGATGCAGGGCGAGCCGATCCGCGAGCAGAAGCTGGTCAAGGCCGACGGCTCCGGCTTCATGGCCGCGATCCTGCCCGCCGGGATGCGCGCCGTTTCCACCGAGATTTCAGCCGAGACCGCCGCCGGCGGCTTCATCCTTCCGAATGACCGCGTCGACATCGTCCTGACCCGCCGCCTGAAGAACCCCGACGGCGCCAACAACAACAATGGTCCGACCGGCGGCAACGACCTCGTCCTGTCCGAGGTCATCCTGACCAATATCCGCGTGCTCGCGATCGATCAGGCGCCGAAGGAGAAGGACGGCCAGAACGCCGTCGTCGGCAAGACCGTCACGCTCGAGCTCCGGCCCGACCAGGTCGCAGTCCTCGCAGCCGCGCGCCAGGGCGGCACGCTCCAGCTCGCGCTGCGGAGCATCGTCGATGCCAACGCAGTGGACGGCACGCCTGAGGACCAGGGGATCAAGCGTGCGGGCGGCGTGAACGTGATCCGTTACGGGGTGCAGGCACGGCAATTGACGTCACAGAAGTGA